The following proteins are encoded in a genomic region of Montipora foliosa isolate CH-2021 chromosome 10, ASM3666993v2, whole genome shotgun sequence:
- the LOC137973549 gene encoding ran-binding protein 3-like produces the protein MAENVPSAIANESEDSLGTGGSVQILAPPKFMLRQGTSGKVSNAISEQELDESSAAPEELQSSGISLKRAAEQEEKDEDDISEPEEATCLSPVKKAAKVDEKSFEEIKPQKLLFKPSILSDVAKNLATSSSKNDRNATTSPIPKTFGISSSDSSVAQQSTDTSQRSHESAPGQNLEGIIGASSKNYFEEFLSLGKESTVKAASGSFVFGQNMSDRVMFSADSSSQESAVSDTAEEKPTTNDVASRIHNTGEEPKSLAEVAHSCSDSPGPSSPTHEKPHKSLAEAAMEYQEHMSPPKAQPARVTVVTGEEEERNVLQSNCRLFVFDTVTHSWREKGRGVLRLNDMCQSTTEGIFQSRLVMRTQGSLRVVLNTKLWPSMTLEKGNEKSLRITAMDSENNIKIYLIMAAPNDIQRLWTAIDRRIQALKRGQDKDSEGKSADEDHNADDEGGGKTEHDDELKGTEVEDDDDSVKDRCEVPDENSNANSRSTGEGRGRETTSDADDD, from the exons ATGGCGGAAAATG TGCCTTCTGCTATTGCCAATGAAAGCGAGGATTCCTTAG GAACTGGTGGCTCGGTGCAGATTTTAGCTCCACCGAAATTTATGCTTCGTCAAGGCACGTCTGGGAAGGTCTCG AATGCAATTTCCGAACAGGAATTAGACGAATCTTCCGCTGCACCAGAAGAATTGCAGTCTAGTGGAATCTCACTCAAG agagctgctgaacagGAGGAGAAAGATGAGGATGATATTTCCGAACCAGAAGAAG CCACTTGTTTGTCTCCAGTAAAAAAGGCAGCAAAGGTTGATGAGAAAAGTTTTGAAG AAATTAAACCACAGAAGCTCCTTTTCAAGCCATCCATTCTGTCAGATGTTGCCAAGAACTTGGCAACTTCATCTTCCAAAA ATGACAGAAATGCAACAACTTCGCCAATTCCAAAG ACATTCGGAATTTCCAGTAGCGATTCCTCTGTGGCACAACAGAGCACAGATACCTCGCAACGCTCACACGAGTCTGCTCCAGGACAAAATTTAGAAGGAATAATTGGAGCATCATCCAAAAATTACTTTGAAGAGTTTCTTTCTCTGGGAAAGGA ATCCACTGTGAAAGCAGCAAGTGGATCATTTGTTTTTGGACAAAACATGAGTGATAGAGTTATG TTCTCTGCTGATAGTAGTAGCCAGGAATCAGCTGTTAGTGATACTGCTGAAGAGAAGCCCACAACCAATGACGTTGCCTCCAGAATTCACAACACAG GTGAAGAGCCAAAATCGCTTGCAGAAGTAGCGCATTCCTGTTCAGACTCCCCTGGGCCCAGTTCTCCCACTCACGAAAAACCCCATAAGTCACTCGCTGAGGCGGCCATGGAGTATCAAGAGCACATGAGTCCTCCCAAAGCACAACCTGCTCGCGTGACAGTAGTGACTGGAGAGGAAGAGGAAAGGAATGTTTTGCAG AGCAACTGCCGCTTGTTTGTGTTCGATACAGTGACGCATTCTTGGAGGGAAAAAGGCAGGGGAGTTCTAAGATTGAATGACATGTGTCAATCAACGACTGAAGGCATCTTTCAGTCGAGGCTTG TGATGCGAACACAAGGGAGTTTACGGGTTGTCCTTAATACAAAGCTTTGGCCAAGCATGACACTGGAGAAGGGCAACGAAAAGAGTTTGCGGATCACTGCTATGGACAGCGAGAATAATATCAAAATTTACCTCATAATG GCTGCACCGAATGACATTCAGCGCCTGTGGACCGCCATTGATCGTCGCATCCAGGCCCTCAAGCGCGGTCAAGATAAGGACTCTGAAGGAAAGTCAGCGGATGAAGACCACAATGCAGATGACGAAGGGGGAGGCAAAACCGAGCACGATGATGAACTTAAGGGGACTGAGGTCGAAGACGACGATGACTCGGTGAAAGATCGATGTGAGGTCCCGGATGAAAACAGCAATGCCAACTCTCGTTCCACaggggaggggagaggaagAGAAACAACATCTGATGCAGATGACGATTAA